A genomic region of Miscanthus floridulus cultivar M001 chromosome 3, ASM1932011v1, whole genome shotgun sequence contains the following coding sequences:
- the LOC136543857 gene encoding aspartic proteinase nepenthesin-1-like encodes MEDRRIIVPCIAIVFLVLVLMPTRMVRAGKYPRLTMTPRTQQQLRKFFKNHASDMADLLPSQGQQGQGGGSYDDQSEPGSGQQGSKPAGDGSNGGQSRQAPATNAGMFLYSYQVGTPPQSVSGALDISSELVWTQCGSCATCGVTPATPFYSTLSTTMAVVRCTSDVCQNSAAQNCSADVPGCGYVYMYRGGEANTTGYLATESFTFGATRVDDVVFGCGLDSVGDFGGASGVIGLGRGPLSLVSQLDAGRFSYYFAPDGDTDTDTQSFILFGDDATPQTKRALTTALLASDDYPNIYLVGLTGIQVDGKDLDIPRGTFDLRKDGSGGVVLSIAVPVTFLEESAYKLLRQALVSRIRLPTVNGSGLGLDVCYASQSLATAKIPGMALVFDGDSVMELEVGNYFYMDASSGLECLTILPSPDGHVSLLGSLIQTGTHMIYNIHGSTLTFESLQQASSSPPPSNNSYQGTPGHRLSSAPPPHISLPMLFAHFLWVAVYMVS; translated from the coding sequence ATGGAAGATCGTAGAATAATAGTCCCCTGTATCGCCATTGTCTTCCTTGTCCTCGTCCTCATGCCGACGCGAATGGTTAGAGCGGGCAAATATCCACGCCTGACCATGACCCCAAGGACACAGCAGCAGCTGCGGAAGTTCTTCAAGAACCACGCGTCGGACATGGCCGATCTCCTCCCTAGTCAGGGGCAGCAGGGCCAGGGCGGCGGCAGCTACGACGATCAAAGCGAGCCTGGCAGTGGCCAGCAGGGCAGCAAGCCGGCCGGCGACGGGAGCAACGGTGGGCAGAGCCGGCAGGCCCCGGCCACCAACGCCGGCATGTTCCTGTACAGCTACCAAGTGGGCACGCCCCCACAGAGCGTGTCGGGCGCGCTGGACATCTCCAGCGAGCTCGTGTGGACGCAGTGCGGCTCGTGCGCCACCTGCGGCGTAACACCGGCCACGCCCTTCTACTCGACGCTGTCCACCACAATGGCGGTGGTGCGGTGCACGAGCGACGTGTGCCAGAACTCCGCCGCGCAGAACTGCAGCGCGGACGTCCCCGGGTGCGGCTACGTGTACATGTACAGAGGCGGCGAGGCCAACACCACCGGGTACCTCGCCACCGAGTCCTTCACGTTCGGCGCGACCCGCGTGGACGACGTCGTCTTCGGATGCGGCCTCGACAGCGTGGGCGACTTCGGCGGCGCGTCCGGCGTGATCGGCCTCGGCAGGGGCCCCCTCTCCCTGGTGTCGCAGCTCGACGCCGGGCGCTTCTCCTACTACTTCGCCCCCGACGGTGACACTGACACTGACACCCAGAGCTTCATCCTCTTTGGCGATGACGCCACGCCGCAGACCAAGCGAGCCTTGACCACCGCGCTCCTGGCCAGCGATGACTACCCCAACATCTACCTCGTCGGGCTGACTGGCATACAGGTCGACGGCAAGGACCTTGACATCCCGCGGGGGACGTTCGACCTCCGTAAGGACGGTTCCGGCGGTGTGGTCTTGAGCATCGCCGTCCCTGTCACGTTCCTCGAGGAGAGCGCGTACAAGCTTCTGAGACAGGCGCTGGTGAGTCGGATACGGCTGCCCACGGTGAACGGCTCAGGGCTTGGCCTCGACGTGTGCTACGCGAGCCAGTCGCTGGCCACGGCCAAGATCCCGGGCATGGCGCTCGTCTTCGACGGCGACTCCGTCATGGAGCTGGAGGTGGGCAACTACTTCTACATGGACGCCAGCAGCGGGCTAGAGTGCCTGACGATACTACCGTCGCCGGACGGGCACGTGTCGCTCCTCGGCAGCCTCATCCAGACCGGCACGCACATGATCTACAACATCCATGGTTCGACGCTGACGTTTGAATCGCTCCAGCaagcgtcgtcgtcgccgccgccgtcgaatAATTCCTATCAAGGGACGCCAGGGCATCGGCTGTCATCAGCTCCACCGCCACACATCTCGTTGCCGATGCTCTTTGCCCATTTCTTGTGGGTTGCGGTGTACATGGTTTCATGA
- the LOC136543858 gene encoding uncharacterized protein, with protein sequence MVKSKRADQVIANNEQAFTKLRANGIKLNPENCVFGVLRGMLLGFIVSKCGIKANPEKISAITRMGPIQNMKGVQRVTRFLTVLNRFISRLNNEVSPSIDF encoded by the coding sequence atggtcaagtccaaacgggctgaccaggtcatagccaacAATGAGCAGGCCTTCACAAAACTCCgagcaaatggcattaagctcaaccctgagaactGCGTTTTCGGGGTcctgaggggtatgctgcttggtttcattgtCTCCAagtgtggcatcaaagccaacccggagaagatctcagccatcacaaggatgggcccgattcagaacatgaagggggtacaacgagttacaaGGTTCCTTACCGTGCTcaaccgcttcatctcacgcctcaacaatgaggtctccccctctatcgacttctga